One window of the Lytechinus pictus isolate F3 Inbred chromosome 5, Lp3.0, whole genome shotgun sequence genome contains the following:
- the LOC129262610 gene encoding G2/mitotic-specific cyclin-B-like — protein MMAHIARNSNMNTLGLKKLQNLDNENAGARLGAKSMAVQKPAQRAALGNISNTMRTTQVAGKKVVKKDVRTKTMVKSKATSSLQSVASLPVPVDNVKPDICRSPLPQVVDKMEVDSVESAIEAFSQQLIALQVEDIDKDDSDNPQLCSEYVKEIYLYMRSLEKRMAVPAAYLDREGQLTGRMRHILVDWLVQVHLRFHLLQETLFLTVQLIDRFLVDHTVSKGKLQLVGVTAMFIASKYEEMYPPEINDFVYITDQAYTKSQIRQMEIVMLKGLGYNLGKPLCLHFLRRNSKAAMVDPKKHTLAKFLMEITLPEYNMVQYDPSEIAAAALYMSMTLLGSEGDSWGAKMTHYSMYNEDHIRPIVRKMAQAVIRNDAMTEKYHAVKTKYRSSRFMNISTLPELESSLIKSLAEDGEERM, from the exons ATGATGGCTCATATCGCAAGAAATTCAAAT ATGAACACTCTTGGTTTAAAAAAGCTGCAGAATCTTGACAATGAGAACGCTGGTGCAAGGCTTGGTGCAAAGAGCATGGCTGTTCAAAAGCCTGCACAGAGAGCTGCTCTGGGTAACATCAGTAACACGATGCGAACCACACAGGTTGCTGGTAAAAAG GTTGTGAAGAAAGATGTAAGGACAAAAACAATGGTAAAATCCAAGGCTACGTCATCACTTCAATCTGTAGCAAGTTTACCTGTTCCTGTGGACAACGTCAAGCCAGATATCTGCAGGTCACCGTTGCCACAAGTAGTTGACAAAATGGAGGTAGATTCTGTGGAATCGGCAATTGAAGCATTTTCTCAACAACTGATCGCT CTGCAAGTAGAAGACATCGACAAAGACGACAGTGACAACCCTCAGCTGTGTAGTGAATACGTCAAAGAGATCTACCTGTACATGAGGAGCTTAGAGAAGAGAATGGCCGTGCCCGCTGCCTATCTAGATAGGGAAGGTCAGCTGACGGGTCGTATGCGTCACATCCTTGTCGACTGGTTAGTTCAAGTTCATCTGAGATTTCATCTTCTCCAAGAGACACTCTTCCTCACAGTACAACTCATTGACAGATTCCTGGTT GATCACACGGTCTCAAAAGGAAAGCTGCAGCTTGTTGGTGTAACAGCGATGTTCATTGCCAGCAAGTATGAAGAGATGTACCCTCCTGAAATCAATGACTTTGTTTACATCACTGACCAAGCATACACCAAGTCACAGATCAGACAGATGGAGATTGTCATGTTGAAGGGGCTAGGCTACAATCTTGGCAAACCTCTGTGCCTTCATTTCCTCCGACGCAACTCAAAGGCAGCTATG GTTGACCCAAAGAAGCATACTCTAGCTAAGTTCCTGATGGAGATCACTCTACCAGAATACAACATGGTGCAATACGATCCATCTGAGATTGCTGCAGCAGCCCTCTACATGTCCATGACATTATTAGGTTCAGAAGGAGACAGCTGGGGAGCTAAGATGACACATTACAGCATGTACAATGAAGATCACATCAGACCCATTGTTAGGAAGATGGCACAGGCTGTTATCAGGAATGATGCTATGACAGAAAAGTATCAT GCTGTAAAGACCAAATACCGCAGCAGTCGATTCATGAACATCAGCACTCTCCCAGAGCTGGAATCCAGTCTTATCAAATCATTAGCAGAAGACGGTGAAGAACGTATGTGA